The proteins below come from a single candidate division TA06 bacterium genomic window:
- a CDS encoding LysM peptidoglycan-binding domain-containing protein, with product MMKKWIEVPIFCVILALVCGVLAQEQTRVHIVKKGDTLWDLSGYYMENPFLWPDIYEANTEKIDDPHWIYPGQEFMIPPFYPGVPEVIPPSELPPEELLPEELPPPEEAVALPPVSRIEYRLPVVAKELAYEGGYLARDVEIFGGYILDSDPPNVKNLTSHMLIYIDRGTEDQVNVGDRFTVFRVGRGIKHPKTGEYLGKMVRILGVVRVTEVRDRTSRAVIERSSEIIHVKDRIKPYEPEEIPVGEIPEPTDEMVEGYLVARKNHLGTLRPFDIVYIDNGSLGGLQIGDVFEVYRTGKWKKDPDTGDKVQLPDDIVGGLQVLKLKENSATAYMISINGQLDVARGETIRLISRLPSGG from the coding sequence ATGATGAAGAAGTGGATAGAAGTCCCAATCTTTTGTGTGATACTGGCGCTTGTCTGTGGAGTTCTTGCTCAGGAACAGACGAGGGTGCACATTGTGAAGAAGGGTGACACTCTCTGGGATCTGTCTGGATACTACATGGAAAATCCATTTTTGTGGCCGGACATATATGAGGCGAACACTGAAAAAATCGACGATCCGCACTGGATATATCCTGGGCAAGAGTTTATGATACCGCCTTTCTATCCCGGTGTTCCGGAGGTAATCCCTCCGTCCGAACTTCCGCCCGAGGAACTCCTTCCTGAGGAGCTTCCCCCTCCAGAAGAAGCTGTGGCCTTGCCGCCAGTCTCTAGAATAGAGTATCGATTGCCGGTTGTGGCGAAAGAACTGGCATATGAAGGAGGGTATCTCGCCAGAGATGTGGAGATATTTGGCGGATACATCCTCGACTCTGATCCACCCAATGTTAAGAACCTCACTTCTCACATGCTCATATACATTGACAGGGGCACCGAGGACCAGGTGAATGTGGGAGACAGGTTCACAGTGTTTCGTGTGGGTAGAGGGATAAAGCATCCAAAGACTGGTGAGTATCTTGGAAAGATGGTGAGAATACTGGGAGTAGTCAGGGTAACAGAGGTTAGAGATAGGACATCGCGTGCTGTCATCGAGCGGTCATCTGAGATAATCCACGTGAAAGATAGGATTAAGCCCTACGAGCCTGAAGAAATCCCGGTGGGAGAGATACCCGAACCGACCGATGAAATGGTAGAGGGTTATCTTGTTGCTCGAAAAAACCATCTGGGTACTTTAAGACCCTTTGATATCGTCTATATCGACAACGGGTCGTTGGGCGGACTCCAGATAGGCGACGTGTTTGAAGTCTACAGAACAGGCAAATGGAAAAAGGATCCAGACACAGGAGATAAGGTCCAGCTTCCAGACGACATTGTGGGTGGCCTTCAGGTGCTGAAGCTGAAAGAGAATTCTGCTACTGCATATATGATAAGTATTAACGGACAGCTAGATGTTGCTCGTGGGGAGACGATTCGGCTGATATCAAGACTACCGAGTGGGGGATAA
- the thiL gene encoding thiamine-phosphate kinase — MMDLSELGEQGLIERIRRRIGRKSQDIVVGIGDDACAVKAYSALLTLITTDAFVEGNHFDLSYFSFKEVGMKAMAASISDVAAMGGVPRYCVVSLLSPPTISVADVDGILDGIEESCDEYGVELVGGDAVGSKSLAISVTVIGEVETENIALRSGAKPGDSIFVTGDLGASEAGRLVLSRGLDLDEDVRAYIVKRHSSPIPRVKESRELVRNQGIHSMIDISDGLAIDAGHIAQESGVKLVIAVESLPICPQVHTVAGASSATALDMALFGGEDFELLFTAAGLDLKEVGSTPITKLGQVEEGSGVFLVSADGTESPLLPEGFKHF; from the coding sequence ATGATGGATTTGAGTGAACTTGGTGAGCAGGGGCTGATAGAGCGGATTCGCAGGAGGATCGGGCGCAAGAGTCAGGACATTGTTGTGGGCATTGGTGATGATGCCTGTGCTGTCAAAGCCTATTCGGCTCTGTTGACCCTGATCACAACTGATGCGTTTGTTGAAGGTAACCACTTCGACCTTTCCTATTTCTCCTTCAAAGAAGTTGGCATGAAAGCAATGGCGGCCTCCATCTCTGATGTGGCAGCGATGGGCGGAGTCCCGAGGTACTGCGTGGTGTCTCTCCTGTCCCCACCCACAATATCAGTGGCGGATGTGGATGGCATATTGGATGGAATTGAGGAGTCCTGCGATGAGTACGGAGTGGAGCTGGTTGGGGGAGATGCGGTGGGTTCAAAGAGTCTGGCTATTTCCGTCACTGTGATAGGTGAAGTTGAAACTGAAAATATCGCTCTTCGTTCCGGAGCAAAACCTGGTGACTCTATTTTCGTTACAGGTGATCTTGGCGCATCAGAGGCAGGTAGGCTTGTTCTGTCCAGGGGCCTCGACCTTGACGAGGATGTTCGAGCATACATTGTAAAAAGACACAGTTCACCAATCCCACGGGTCAAAGAGTCCAGGGAGTTGGTCCGGAACCAGGGCATCCATTCTATGATTGATATATCTGACGGCCTAGCCATTGACGCAGGGCATATCGCACAGGAGAGTGGTGTCAAGCTGGTGATAGCTGTGGAGAGCTTACCAATCTGTCCCCAGGTTCATACCGTCGCTGGAGCTTCTTCTGCTACCGCTCTTGATATGGCTCTTTTTGGCGGAGAGGACTTCGAGCTGCTCTTTACAGCTGCCGGGCTTGACCTGAAAGAGGTTGGCAGTACACCCATCACCAAGCTCGGGCAAGTTGAGGAGGGCAGCGGAGTCTTCCTCGTTTCTGCTGACGGGACCGAATCTCCACTTCTACCTGAGGGCTTTAAACACTTCTAA
- a CDS encoding NTPase, producing the protein MGREVKNLLIMGRPGVGKTTLIKAVVGRSTREKTAGFFTQEVREDGKRTGFKIETLDGRAGVLATILAEHGPRVGRYRVNLRDLERIGVTGIEEGLAGCDLIVIDEIGKMELLSKRFRDVVKKAFDSDARVLATVKIGRQGFIKELIERGDTEVLTLTEANREAVAETALNFLEGRK; encoded by the coding sequence ATGGGCCGGGAAGTGAAGAATCTGCTCATAATGGGCAGACCAGGTGTGGGAAAGACAACACTGATAAAGGCCGTAGTAGGCAGGTCGACAAGAGAAAAGACGGCCGGCTTTTTTACCCAGGAGGTGAGAGAAGACGGAAAAAGGACCGGATTCAAGATAGAGACCCTGGATGGCAGAGCAGGCGTTCTTGCCACAATTCTTGCCGAACATGGGCCAAGAGTTGGCAGATACCGGGTGAACCTGAGAGACCTCGAAAGAATAGGGGTCACTGGTATTGAAGAGGGCCTGGCCGGTTGCGATTTGATTGTGATCGACGAGATAGGGAAGATGGAGCTTCTCTCCAAGAGATTCAGGGATGTTGTGAAAAAGGCGTTCGACTCGGACGCGAGAGTTCTTGCGACCGTCAAGATTGGGCGACAGGGATTTATAAAGGAGTTGATTGAGAGAGGAGATACGGAGGTCCTAACGCTGACTGAGGCAAATCGGGAAGCGGTTGCTGAGACTGCATTGAATTTCCTGGAGGGAAGAAAATGA
- the panB gene encoding 3-methyl-2-oxobutanoate hydroxymethyltransferase: MKQKGEKVALLTAYDYPFALIEDCVGVELILVGDSMGMTVLGYETTLPVTMVEMLNHTGAVARAVKRAMVIGDMPFLSYQTSTAEAVRNAGRFLSEAGAQGVKIEGGVRVKDKAKAIVDAGIPLLGHIGLTPQSVCQYGGFGVQGKSAEEAIKLVDDAKALVEVGAFAIIAECIPAQVTQLLLEEVPVPVYGIGAGECDGQILVIHDLIGLFEQFLPKFAKKYADVSSIAKDAVQSYVEDVKAGRFPEVEHQFKIKKEELAKLKSLLKS; encoded by the coding sequence ATGAAGCAGAAGGGGGAGAAGGTAGCCCTTCTGACCGCCTATGACTACCCTTTCGCTCTCATAGAAGACTGCGTGGGAGTGGAGCTTATTCTGGTGGGCGATTCGATGGGTATGACGGTACTGGGATATGAGACAACTCTTCCGGTGACTATGGTGGAGATGCTGAATCACACCGGAGCGGTCGCCAGGGCAGTGAAGCGGGCAATGGTCATTGGTGACATGCCTTTCCTTTCGTACCAGACGTCAACTGCTGAAGCCGTCAGGAATGCAGGCAGGTTTCTTTCCGAGGCTGGGGCTCAGGGGGTAAAGATTGAGGGGGGAGTAAGGGTGAAGGATAAGGCGAAGGCGATAGTGGATGCAGGCATACCCCTCCTTGGCCACATCGGCCTTACTCCTCAGTCTGTTTGTCAGTACGGTGGATTTGGAGTACAGGGGAAGAGTGCTGAAGAGGCAATAAAGCTCGTGGACGATGCCAAGGCCTTGGTCGAAGTTGGCGCGTTTGCAATCATAGCTGAATGCATTCCAGCACAGGTTACCCAACTTCTTCTTGAGGAAGTTCCAGTTCCCGTATATGGGATTGGAGCAGGCGAATGCGATGGCCAGATTCTGGTAATCCATGACTTGATAGGTCTCTTCGAGCAGTTTCTGCCTAAGTTTGCCAAGAAGTATGCGGACGTCTCCAGCATTGCTAAGGACGCGGTCCAGAGCTACGTGGAGGATGTCAAGGCCGGTAGATTTCCCGAAGTGGAGCATCAGTTCAAAATAAAAAAGGAGGAACTGGCCAAACTCAAAAGCCTGCTGAAATCTTGA
- a CDS encoding LapA family protein, whose product MSLWSWSRPISRFDLTNEWSFVILNSFRDYTWRCQVRVRLIIALIIVALVVAFALQNLSRSTVRFLGWGWDIPTTFLLLVTFIVGLIAGWILAALGKRGQRREETNTEESKWAGK is encoded by the coding sequence ATGAGTTTGTGGAGCTGGTCAAGGCCGATTTCCAGATTTGACTTGACTAACGAATGGAGTTTTGTTATCCTAAACTCGTTCAGGGACTATACTTGGAGGTGTCAGGTGCGTGTGCGGTTGATAATTGCCCTGATCATAGTGGCTCTGGTCGTGGCTTTTGCTCTCCAGAATCTGAGCAGGAGTACGGTCCGTTTTCTGGGCTGGGGTTGGGATATCCCTACCACTTTTCTTCTTCTCGTCACATTCATAGTAGGTCTGATTGCGGGGTGGATCCTTGCTGCATTGGGCAAAAGGGGGCAGCGGAGGGAAGAGACGAACACCGAGGAGTCCAAATGGGCCGGGAAGTGA